A single genomic interval of Amycolatopsis albispora harbors:
- a CDS encoding class I SAM-dependent methyltransferase — protein sequence MREKFIRAMAEVMEPFQNEQRERLDRLEHELRQDAKHAFDRLVEFEVRSRRDIVYAADQEAAIEANRFVRNHMPTAPHFGDPHATLEHALSLAPAEGMALEFGVYTGTTLKIIAAARAGEVYGFDSFQGLPEDWRNGFPAGTFTVDGLPDVSGAELVPGWFDETLPKFLDEHPGPIAFLHVDGDLYSSAKTVLDLCGPRLVEGSIVVFDEFFNYPGWQRHEYRAWMEYVGETGVEFTYEGYTYSDEQVIVRIGGR from the coding sequence ATGCGCGAGAAGTTCATCCGCGCCATGGCCGAGGTGATGGAACCGTTCCAGAACGAGCAGCGAGAACGTCTCGACCGCCTGGAACACGAGCTGCGGCAGGACGCCAAGCACGCCTTCGACCGGCTCGTCGAGTTCGAGGTCCGCAGCCGGCGGGACATCGTCTACGCGGCCGACCAGGAGGCGGCGATCGAGGCGAACCGCTTCGTGCGCAACCACATGCCGACCGCGCCGCACTTCGGTGACCCGCACGCCACGCTGGAGCACGCGCTGTCACTGGCGCCCGCCGAGGGCATGGCGCTGGAGTTCGGCGTCTACACCGGCACCACGCTGAAGATCATCGCGGCCGCGCGGGCCGGCGAGGTCTACGGCTTCGACTCGTTCCAGGGCCTGCCCGAGGACTGGCGCAACGGGTTCCCGGCGGGCACCTTCACCGTGGACGGGCTGCCGGACGTCTCCGGCGCGGAACTGGTCCCCGGCTGGTTCGACGAGACGCTGCCGAAGTTCCTCGACGAGCACCCCGGCCCGATCGCCTTCCTGCACGTCGACGGCGACCTGTACAGCTCCGCGAAGACCGTGCTCGACCTGTGCGGGCCGCGGCTGGTCGAGGGCAGCATCGTGGTCTTCGACGAGTTCTTCAACTATCCGGGCTGGCAGCGGCACGAGTACCGGGCGTGGATGGAGTACGTCGGCGAGACCGGCGTGGAATTCACCTATGAGGGTTACACCTACTCCGACGAGCAGGTCATCGTCCGCATCGGCGGGCGGTGA
- a CDS encoding neutral zinc metallopeptidase gives MRFDEGAGLDLSEVSDQRGGGGIGGRVAIGGGGLGVLGLVVYFLLSQFGGVAPSGSGLSGLGSGEQTDNSSLSSECRTGADANRNRDCATVAVINSIQDYWAAEFARSGQTYRKATTNFFSGGVRTGCGNASSDVGPFYCPADSEVYIDLAFFQELRSRFGAQGGPFAEAYVLAHEYGHHVQNLNGTSDRVRTRSGPASDSVRLELQADCYAGVWANHATTTPTENGRPLVTDITQDDINRALDTAARIGDDYIQRELGGGQVDQSKFSHGSSKQREKWFTTGISTGDPARCDTFSTRDLG, from the coding sequence GTGCGATTCGACGAAGGTGCGGGCCTCGACCTGTCCGAGGTTTCCGATCAGCGCGGCGGCGGTGGGATCGGCGGCCGGGTCGCCATCGGCGGTGGCGGGCTCGGTGTGCTCGGGCTGGTGGTGTACTTCCTGCTGTCCCAGTTCGGCGGGGTCGCGCCCAGCGGCAGCGGGCTGTCCGGCCTCGGCTCCGGCGAGCAGACCGACAACTCGTCGCTCTCCTCGGAATGCCGGACCGGCGCCGACGCCAACCGCAACCGCGACTGCGCCACCGTCGCGGTGATCAACTCCATCCAGGACTACTGGGCCGCCGAGTTCGCCCGCTCCGGGCAGACCTATCGCAAGGCCACCACGAACTTCTTCAGCGGCGGCGTGCGCACCGGCTGCGGCAACGCCAGCTCCGACGTCGGCCCGTTCTACTGCCCCGCCGACTCCGAGGTCTACATCGATCTCGCGTTCTTCCAGGAACTGCGCTCGCGCTTCGGCGCGCAGGGCGGCCCGTTCGCCGAGGCCTACGTGCTCGCCCACGAATACGGCCACCACGTGCAGAACCTCAACGGCACCTCGGACCGCGTCCGCACCCGCAGCGGCCCGGCGTCCGACTCGGTGCGCCTGGAACTGCAGGCCGACTGCTACGCGGGCGTCTGGGCGAACCACGCGACCACCACGCCGACGGAGAACGGCAGGCCGCTGGTCACCGACATCACCCAGGACGACATCAACCGGGCGCTGGACACCGCCGCCCGCATCGGCGACGACTACATCCAGCGCGAACTGGGCGGCGGCCAGGTGGACCAGTCGAAGTTCAGCCACGGCAGCTCGAAGCAGCGCGAGAAGTGGTTCACCACCGGCATCAGCACCGGTGACCCCGCCCGCTGCGACACCTTCAGCACCCGCGACCTCGGCTGA
- a CDS encoding cysteine desulfurase-like protein, protein MAFDVARIRGLFPALGDGWIHFDGAAGMLVPEQVASAVSTAMRAPVSGPGGAFPASQRAESIVSAARRAVADLVGGDPAGVVLGASASVLIQRLVDVLSERWTIGDEVVVSRLDEQANLAPWRRAAKRVGAVVRWGEIDIETCELPAWQYENLVSARTKVVTVTLASGSVGTRPDVPTIIEFAKRVGALVVVDATYAAPFVPLDLQALGADIMVLSAQAWGGPAVGALAFRDPELLERLPSVSLEAAARGAARLELGPHAHPLLAGLVASVDYLSGLDDAAIGSRREKLVTSLGSAKSYHAGLLAQLSTELRSLRHVMVIGDAMRRIPSLAFTVAGKKAPEVAEYLASQGLCAFADDGTGGVFASLGVGEVGGAVRIGLAHYSNVFEINQLVRVLEELR, encoded by the coding sequence ATGGCCTTCGACGTCGCTCGGATTCGCGGGTTGTTCCCCGCGCTGGGTGACGGCTGGATTCACTTCGACGGCGCCGCCGGCATGCTGGTCCCCGAACAGGTGGCCTCGGCGGTGTCGACCGCGATGCGGGCCCCGGTTTCCGGTCCGGGGGGTGCGTTTCCGGCCTCACAGCGTGCGGAGAGCATCGTGTCGGCGGCCCGGCGGGCGGTGGCCGACCTGGTTGGCGGGGACCCGGCCGGGGTGGTGCTCGGCGCGAGCGCCTCGGTGCTGATCCAGCGCCTGGTGGACGTGCTGTCCGAGCGGTGGACCATCGGGGACGAAGTGGTGGTCTCCCGGCTCGACGAGCAGGCGAACCTGGCGCCGTGGCGCCGCGCGGCCAAGCGGGTCGGCGCGGTGGTGCGCTGGGGTGAGATCGACATCGAGACCTGCGAACTGCCCGCGTGGCAGTACGAGAACCTGGTGTCCGCGCGCACCAAAGTGGTCACGGTGACGCTGGCCTCGGGCTCGGTGGGCACCCGCCCCGACGTGCCGACGATCATCGAGTTCGCCAAGCGGGTCGGTGCGCTGGTGGTGGTCGACGCCACCTACGCGGCCCCTTTTGTGCCGCTGGACCTGCAGGCGCTCGGCGCGGACATCATGGTGCTCTCGGCGCAGGCCTGGGGCGGTCCGGCGGTCGGCGCACTGGCCTTCCGCGATCCGGAACTGCTGGAGCGGCTGCCGTCGGTGTCGCTGGAGGCCGCGGCCCGCGGCGCGGCCCGGCTGGAGCTGGGCCCGCACGCCCACCCGCTGCTGGCCGGCCTGGTCGCCTCGGTGGACTACCTGTCCGGTTTGGACGATGCCGCGATCGGCTCGCGGCGGGAGAAACTGGTCACCTCGCTCGGTTCGGCGAAGTCGTACCACGCGGGCCTGCTCGCCCAGCTGAGCACCGAGCTGCGCTCGCTGCGGCACGTGATGGTGATCGGTGACGCGATGCGCCGGATCCCGTCGCTGGCCTTCACGGTGGCGGGCAAGAAAGCGCCCGAAGTGGCCGAATATCTTGCCTCGCAAGGACTTTGCGCGTTCGCCGACGATGGCACCGGTGGCGTGTTCGCGTCGCTGGGCGTGGGCGAGGTCGGCGGTGCGGTCCGCATCGGCCTCGCCCACTACTCCAACGTCTTCGAGATCAACCAGCTGGTGCGCGTGCTGGAAGAGCTGCGTTAG
- a CDS encoding Crp/Fnr family transcriptional regulator, whose protein sequence is MRHPPLARPVTWRDPLPQADPATFWGALEQPDRQALAVAGALCSYPRPATLCREGEGADGVFVLYGGLVEVFRADSSGNRTVIARRGPGEIVGDMAAVDGGPVSATVQVLRQVRALVVPAVRFAALCRERPRIAWPVLTNAVARLRDSDLHRHQHRFDTRRRTVQCLLDLARVESRSGELVTIRLTQRELADMVLASLVSVTRVLEELRRREVVTTGRGRISVRVPALRALLDEAEG, encoded by the coding sequence GTGCGCCACCCGCCCCTGGCGCGGCCCGTGACCTGGCGTGACCCACTACCGCAGGCGGACCCCGCCACCTTCTGGGGTGCGCTCGAACAGCCGGACCGGCAAGCGCTCGCGGTCGCCGGTGCGCTGTGCTCCTACCCCCGCCCGGCCACGCTCTGCCGCGAAGGCGAGGGCGCCGACGGCGTTTTTGTGCTCTACGGCGGCCTGGTCGAGGTGTTCCGCGCCGACTCGAGCGGCAACCGGACGGTCATCGCGCGCCGCGGGCCCGGCGAGATCGTCGGTGACATGGCCGCGGTCGACGGCGGCCCGGTGTCGGCCACCGTCCAGGTGCTGCGCCAGGTGCGCGCGCTGGTGGTGCCCGCGGTCCGGTTCGCCGCGCTGTGCCGCGAGCGCCCGCGCATCGCCTGGCCGGTGCTGACCAACGCGGTGGCCCGCCTGCGCGACAGCGACCTGCACCGCCACCAGCACCGCTTCGACACCCGCCGCCGCACCGTGCAGTGCTTGCTCGACCTCGCCCGCGTGGAGAGCCGTTCCGGGGAACTCGTGACGATTCGCTTGACGCAGCGCGAACTGGCGGACATGGTGCTCGCGTCACTGGTTTCGGTGACCAGGGTGCTCGAAGAGCTCCGGCGCCGGGAAGTGGTGACCACCGGCCGCGGCCGGATCAGCGTGCGCGTGCCGGCCCTGCGCGCGCTGCTCGACGAGGCCGAAGGCTGA
- a CDS encoding DUF2277 domain-containing protein: protein MCRNITNLRGLEPVATDEEIQAAAEQYVRKVGGVSSVSKNNREAYETAVAEIAAATEKLINALPARRKPPAVVPPLRRPEVQARIAAREAAKAAAEA, encoded by the coding sequence ATGTGCCGCAACATCACCAACCTGCGCGGGCTCGAGCCGGTCGCCACCGACGAGGAGATCCAGGCCGCGGCCGAGCAGTACGTCCGGAAGGTCGGCGGGGTCAGTTCGGTTTCGAAGAACAACCGCGAGGCCTACGAGACCGCGGTCGCCGAGATCGCCGCCGCGACCGAGAAGCTGATCAACGCCCTGCCCGCGCGTCGCAAGCCGCCGGCCGTGGTGCCGCCGCTGCGCCGCCCGGAGGTCCAGGCGAGGATCGCCGCCCGAGAGGCCGCGAAAGCCGCCGCCGAGGCCTGA
- a CDS encoding bacterial proteasome activator family protein, with protein sequence MTEPNHPKADTNGESAQHVVVVGPDGSPVGTARIAPSEEAEQNETVGDLVEEPAKVMRIGTMIKQLLEEVRAAPLDDASRNRLREIHETSIKELEQALAPELRDELERLVAPFTEDTTPTDAELRIAQAQLVGWLEGLFHGIQTALFAQQMAARVQLEQMRRGLPPGASAGANEHHGPGISGTGQYL encoded by the coding sequence ATGACCGAGCCGAATCATCCGAAAGCAGACACGAACGGCGAGTCCGCCCAGCACGTCGTGGTGGTCGGGCCGGACGGGTCCCCGGTCGGCACGGCCAGGATCGCGCCGAGCGAGGAGGCCGAGCAGAACGAAACCGTCGGCGACCTGGTCGAAGAGCCGGCCAAGGTGATGCGCATCGGCACGATGATCAAGCAGCTGCTCGAAGAGGTCCGCGCGGCACCGCTGGACGACGCCAGCCGCAACCGGCTCCGCGAGATCCACGAGACCTCGATCAAGGAGCTGGAGCAGGCGCTCGCGCCGGAGTTGCGCGACGAGCTGGAGCGCCTGGTCGCGCCGTTCACCGAGGACACCACGCCCACCGACGCCGAACTGCGGATCGCGCAGGCGCAGCTGGTCGGCTGGCTGGAAGGGCTGTTCCACGGCATCCAGACGGCCCTGTTCGCCCAGCAGATGGCCGCGCGCGTGCAGCTCGAGCAGATGCGGCGCGGCCTGCCGCCCGGCGCGTCGGCGGGCGCGAACGAGCACCACGGCCCCGGGATCAGCGGCACTGGCCAATACTTGTAG
- a CDS encoding S8 family peptidase encodes MVNIRKPLYAGLLAAVTGLSVAVGGTAAAQPEEGQIRGAGEGAAIPGSYVVKLKDQLGISSVGDTAAELTARHGGSVGLTYTAAMQGFSANMSEKQAKRLAADPRVEYVEQNAVLTIQGTQNNPVWGLDRIDQRNLPLSKTYTYPNGGEGVTSYIADTGIYMQHPDFGGRATSGYDFIDNDTNASDCQGHGTHVAGTVGSTTYGVAKSTSLVAVRVLNCSGSGSYAQIVAGIDWVAKNAKKPAVLNMSLGGGAASSVDTAVRNASNAGVTVVVASGNSNANACNYSPARAPEAITVNATDSSDNRASFSNYGTCSDIFAPGVSVTSTRNGGGTTSMSGTSMASPHVAGAAAIYLSANPSATPAQVQTALKNAATNGVVKNPGSGSPNKLLYVS; translated from the coding sequence ATGGTGAACATCCGCAAGCCGTTGTACGCGGGCCTGCTGGCCGCGGTGACCGGACTGAGCGTCGCCGTCGGCGGGACCGCCGCGGCGCAGCCGGAAGAGGGCCAGATCAGGGGCGCGGGCGAGGGCGCCGCGATCCCCGGCAGCTACGTCGTCAAGCTGAAGGACCAGCTCGGCATCAGCTCGGTCGGGGACACCGCGGCGGAACTGACCGCGAGACACGGTGGCTCGGTCGGGCTCACCTACACCGCGGCGATGCAGGGCTTTTCGGCGAACATGAGCGAGAAGCAGGCGAAGCGGCTGGCCGCCGACCCGCGGGTGGAGTACGTCGAGCAGAACGCCGTGCTGACCATCCAGGGCACGCAGAACAACCCGGTGTGGGGCCTGGACCGGATCGACCAGCGCAACCTGCCGCTGAGCAAGACCTACACCTATCCCAACGGCGGTGAGGGCGTCACCTCCTACATCGCCGACACCGGGATCTACATGCAGCACCCGGACTTCGGCGGCCGGGCGACCAGCGGGTACGACTTCATCGACAACGACACCAACGCCTCCGACTGCCAGGGCCACGGCACGCACGTGGCGGGCACCGTCGGCAGCACCACCTACGGCGTGGCCAAGTCGACCAGCCTGGTCGCGGTGCGCGTGCTGAACTGCTCCGGTTCCGGGTCCTACGCCCAGATCGTGGCGGGCATCGACTGGGTGGCCAAGAACGCGAAGAAGCCCGCGGTGCTGAACATGAGCCTCGGCGGGGGCGCGGCGTCCAGTGTGGACACCGCGGTGCGCAACGCCAGCAACGCCGGTGTGACGGTGGTCGTGGCGTCCGGCAATTCCAACGCGAACGCCTGCAACTACAGCCCGGCCCGCGCGCCGGAGGCGATCACGGTGAACGCCACCGACTCCAGCGACAACCGCGCGAGCTTCTCGAACTACGGCACCTGCTCGGACATCTTCGCGCCCGGGGTCAGCGTGACCTCCACGCGGAACGGTGGTGGCACCACTTCGATGTCCGGCACCTCGATGGCCTCGCCGCACGTGGCCGGTGCCGCGGCGATCTACCTGTCGGCCAACCCCTCGGCCACCCCGGCCCAGGTGCAGACCGCGCTGAAGAACGCCGCGACCAACGGCGTGGTGAAGAACCCGGGTTCCGGTTCGCCGAACAAGCTGCTCTACGTCAGCTGA
- a CDS encoding IS982 family transposase, producing MTTDLNTLLTALYVRIDDHLASRRRLGRPPRLTDAELVTLAVGQALLGFTSEARWLRFVPARMPGAFPFLPGQPGYNRRLRAALPLIKQVMRWLAADTDLWTDTTWIVDSTPVECGRSRPTAKRSDLAGWAKYGFCRSHSRWFWGLRLHLVCTPAGLPVTWALADPKIDERQVLMALCDHEPHLLGERPGLLIIADKGYVSRELDRFLHERGIRLIRPSYRNRTPHPGEPLLKSIRQLIESVNDTLKGQLNLEQHGGRTIEGVGVRIAQRLLALTAAIWHNRATGQPVTRSLTAYDH from the coding sequence GTGACGACAGACCTGAACACCCTTCTGACCGCACTCTACGTCAGGATCGACGACCACCTCGCGAGCAGGCGCCGCCTGGGCAGACCGCCCAGGCTGACCGACGCCGAGCTGGTCACCCTCGCGGTGGGCCAGGCATTGCTCGGGTTCACCTCCGAAGCCCGCTGGCTGCGGTTCGTACCCGCCCGTATGCCCGGCGCCTTTCCGTTCCTGCCTGGACAGCCCGGCTACAACCGCCGCCTGCGTGCCGCGTTGCCACTGATCAAGCAGGTGATGCGCTGGCTGGCGGCGGACACCGACCTGTGGACCGACACGACCTGGATCGTCGACTCCACCCCGGTGGAGTGCGGCCGCTCCCGGCCAACGGCCAAGCGTTCGGACCTGGCGGGCTGGGCGAAATACGGCTTCTGCCGTTCGCACTCCCGCTGGTTCTGGGGCCTGCGCCTGCACCTGGTCTGCACCCCGGCCGGGCTTCCGGTCACCTGGGCACTGGCCGATCCGAAGATCGACGAGCGGCAGGTGCTCATGGCCCTGTGCGACCATGAACCCCACCTACTCGGCGAACGTCCCGGCCTGCTGATCATCGCCGATAAGGGCTACGTCTCCCGTGAGCTGGACCGGTTCCTGCACGAGCGTGGGATCCGGCTGATCCGCCCGTCCTACCGCAACCGCACACCACATCCCGGCGAACCGCTGCTCAAGTCCATCCGCCAGCTCATCGAGTCGGTCAACGACACACTCAAAGGTCAACTAAACCTCGAACAACACGGTGGGCGCACCATCGAGGGCGTCGGCGTCCGCATCGCCCAACGACTACTCGCGCTGACCGCCGCCATCTGGCACAACCGCGCCACCGGCCAACCCGTCACCCGATCCCTTACCGCCTACGACCACTGA
- a CDS encoding NAD(P)H-quinone oxidoreductase translates to MHAITISEPGGPENLRWSEVPDPVPGHGEVLVEVAASAVNRADLLQRRGLYPPPKGASEIMGLECSGVITELGEGVEGWSVGDEVCALLAGGGYAEKVVVPAGQLLPVPGEVKLIAAAGLPEVACTVWSNVVMHAGLAEGEVLLVHGGAGGIGTHAIQVGKALGATVAVTAGSADRLDRCRQLGADVTINYRDQDFVEVLRAETGGADVILDNMGAAYLGRNVDALKPDGRLMVIGMQGGVKGELNLGALIGKRASVTGLGLRGRPLENKARIVSAVREHLWPLVERGEVMPVVDQVLPMSDAGAAHQALDDGGVFGKILLAARS, encoded by the coding sequence ATGCACGCGATCACGATCAGCGAACCAGGCGGACCCGAGAACCTTCGCTGGAGCGAGGTCCCCGACCCGGTACCCGGCCACGGCGAGGTGCTGGTGGAGGTGGCCGCCAGCGCGGTGAACCGCGCGGACCTGCTGCAACGCCGCGGCCTCTACCCGCCGCCGAAGGGGGCCAGCGAGATCATGGGGCTCGAGTGCTCCGGCGTGATCACCGAACTCGGCGAGGGCGTCGAGGGCTGGTCGGTCGGCGACGAGGTGTGCGCGCTGCTCGCGGGCGGTGGTTACGCCGAGAAGGTGGTGGTGCCCGCCGGGCAGCTGCTGCCGGTGCCGGGTGAGGTCAAGCTGATCGCCGCCGCCGGGCTGCCTGAGGTGGCCTGCACGGTCTGGTCGAACGTGGTGATGCACGCGGGCCTGGCCGAGGGCGAGGTGCTGCTGGTGCACGGCGGCGCGGGCGGCATCGGCACGCACGCGATCCAGGTCGGCAAGGCGCTCGGCGCGACGGTGGCGGTCACCGCGGGCTCGGCGGACCGGCTCGACCGCTGCCGCCAGCTCGGCGCCGACGTCACCATCAACTACCGCGACCAGGACTTCGTCGAGGTGCTGCGCGCGGAAACCGGGGGCGCCGACGTCATCCTGGACAACATGGGCGCGGCCTACCTCGGCCGCAACGTCGACGCGCTCAAGCCGGACGGCAGGCTGATGGTGATCGGCATGCAGGGCGGCGTGAAGGGCGAGCTGAACCTCGGCGCGCTGATCGGCAAGCGCGCCAGCGTGACCGGGCTCGGCCTGCGCGGGCGGCCGCTGGAGAACAAGGCACGCATCGTCAGCGCGGTCCGCGAGCACCTGTGGCCGCTGGTCGAGCGCGGTGAGGTGATGCCGGTGGTGGACCAGGTGCTGCCGATGTCCGACGCCGGTGCCGCGCACCAGGCGCTCGACGACGGCGGGGTGTTCGGCAAGATCCTGCTGGCCGCGCGGTCCTAA
- a CDS encoding helix-turn-helix domain-containing protein, translating to MTIVRTWTGREAKLLRTAMRASVRDFAAHLGVGTRTVSKWEARGADIRPTPEMQAVLDTALARATDDVRTRFSGLLDEVPSDPMRRRTLVKWGLAATATAGLGAGKLGSAEVATIRRATARLCGLDHRHGGETLWRAGVNWSQQAHLMLERGTYGGRIGDQLLAATGNLQIRTGWLACDAGQHDVAQASFTDALAVARQAADAEIETRALAGLGFHSNLFGRPREGLRYSKAAAAAAARLPRTPRATAASLLSAAVGGARSGDAAEAGKAIAGARRALDADRGDVAADWAAFLSPLEIDAVEATCAVETGHHARAELLFERAIAGYGGAFARNVALYRVRLAQARLRAGAVDGAVEAVDAVLDELDGELESWRVSTELGRVRREIARHRGAPGVERFLDRVRGISAQPT from the coding sequence ATGACGATCGTGCGGACCTGGACCGGCCGCGAAGCCAAGTTGTTGCGCACGGCCATGCGCGCCAGCGTCCGCGACTTCGCCGCCCACCTCGGCGTGGGCACCCGGACGGTCTCCAAGTGGGAGGCGCGGGGCGCGGACATCCGGCCCACGCCCGAGATGCAGGCGGTGCTCGACACCGCGCTCGCTCGCGCCACCGACGACGTCCGGACGCGCTTCTCCGGCCTCCTCGACGAGGTACCGTCCGATCCCATGAGGCGCCGCACGCTCGTCAAGTGGGGGCTCGCCGCCACCGCCACCGCGGGACTGGGGGCGGGCAAGCTCGGCTCCGCCGAGGTCGCCACGATCCGGCGAGCGACGGCGCGCCTGTGCGGCCTCGACCACCGCCACGGCGGTGAGACCCTGTGGCGCGCCGGGGTGAACTGGTCGCAGCAGGCGCACCTCATGCTGGAGCGCGGCACCTACGGCGGCCGGATCGGCGACCAGCTGCTCGCGGCCACCGGGAACCTGCAGATCCGCACCGGCTGGCTGGCCTGCGACGCCGGTCAGCACGACGTGGCGCAGGCCAGCTTCACGGACGCGCTCGCGGTAGCCAGGCAGGCCGCCGACGCTGAGATCGAGACCCGCGCGCTGGCCGGTCTCGGGTTCCACAGCAATCTGTTCGGCCGCCCGCGTGAGGGCCTGCGCTACTCCAAGGCAGCCGCGGCCGCGGCGGCGCGGCTGCCCCGGACGCCACGGGCGACCGCCGCGTCGTTGCTGTCCGCGGCCGTGGGAGGTGCGCGTAGCGGTGACGCGGCGGAGGCCGGAAAGGCGATCGCGGGAGCGCGTCGCGCGCTCGACGCCGATCGTGGTGACGTGGCTGCCGATTGGGCGGCCTTCCTGAGCCCGCTCGAAATCGACGCGGTCGAAGCGACCTGCGCGGTGGAAACCGGTCACCACGCCCGGGCGGAGTTGCTGTTCGAGCGGGCCATCGCCGGGTACGGCGGCGCTTTCGCCCGCAACGTCGCGCTCTACCGGGTCCGGCTCGCCCAGGCGCGACTGCGAGCGGGCGCTGTCGATGGCGCGGTCGAAGCGGTGGACGCCGTGCTCGACGAACTCGACGGCGAACTGGAGAGCTGGCGGGTGAGCACGGAACTCGGCCGGGTGCGGCGGGAGATCGCTCGGCATCGCGGGGCTCCCGGCGTCGAGCGGTTCCTCGACCGCGTGAGGGGGATCAGTGCTCAGCCGACATGA
- a CDS encoding GNAT family N-acetyltransferase, with translation MRAQREALLAVYQEVYADQLDDPFFAPDRFWERLESYAKWPGFSLVTLHHGGLVGYSLGYRLPPRSAWWRGFLGDVEPELLVEDGERTFAVTQLMVRPVFRRRGHACELHDALLSDRPEQRATLLVKPTNTPARTAYLSWGWEVFGQVRPFEDAPVYDALLRQLR, from the coding sequence ATGCGAGCCCAGCGCGAAGCACTGCTGGCGGTGTACCAGGAGGTTTACGCGGATCAGCTGGATGATCCCTTTTTCGCGCCCGATCGGTTCTGGGAGCGGCTGGAGAGTTACGCCAAGTGGCCTGGCTTCTCGCTCGTGACGCTGCACCACGGAGGCTTGGTCGGGTACTCGCTCGGTTACCGGTTGCCGCCGCGGTCCGCGTGGTGGCGCGGGTTCCTGGGCGACGTCGAGCCGGAACTGCTGGTGGAGGACGGCGAACGCACGTTCGCGGTGACCCAGCTGATGGTGCGCCCCGTCTTCCGGCGGCGCGGGCACGCTTGCGAACTGCACGACGCGCTGCTCAGCGACCGCCCGGAGCAGCGCGCCACCTTGCTGGTGAAGCCCACCAACACACCCGCGCGGACCGCGTACCTCTCCTGGGGCTGGGAGGTGTTCGGGCAGGTGCGGCCGTTCGAGGACGCGCCGGTCTACGACGCGCTCCTGCGGCAGCTGCGCTGA
- a CDS encoding DUF1918 domain-containing protein, which produces MQASVGDKLLTHGRVVGQQDRFAEIVEVLGEDGTPPYRVRFPDGHEALVSPGADSVVRNRDA; this is translated from the coding sequence ATGCAGGCAAGCGTCGGCGACAAGCTGCTGACCCACGGCCGGGTGGTCGGCCAGCAGGACCGGTTCGCCGAGATCGTCGAAGTGCTCGGCGAGGACGGCACCCCGCCGTACCGGGTGCGGTTCCCCGACGGCCACGAGGCGCTGGTCAGCCCCGGAGCGGATTCCGTGGTGCGCAACCGGGACGCCTGA
- a CDS encoding MarR family winged helix-turn-helix transcriptional regulator codes for MSEEEPRWLSEREMLAWRSYIVATLHLRQRLHRELAEEHDLSLIDYEVLVALSACEDGRVRMSELAAMLGSTKSRLSHQVGRLEHEGHVQRERDPADRRGVITVLTDSGRALLERAAPTHVKGVREHLIDLLTEEEQVVLGQAFTRVNDHLGGAW; via the coding sequence ATGAGCGAGGAAGAACCGCGGTGGCTGAGCGAGCGGGAAATGCTCGCCTGGCGGTCGTACATCGTCGCCACGCTGCACCTGCGGCAGCGGCTGCACCGCGAGCTCGCGGAGGAGCACGACCTCTCGCTCATCGACTACGAGGTGCTGGTCGCGCTGTCGGCCTGCGAGGACGGCCGGGTCCGGATGTCGGAGCTGGCGGCCATGCTGGGTTCGACGAAGAGCAGGCTGTCGCACCAGGTGGGCAGGCTGGAGCACGAGGGTCACGTGCAGCGCGAGCGCGACCCGGCCGACCGGCGCGGGGTGATCACGGTGCTCACGGACAGTGGCCGCGCCCTGCTGGAGCGGGCCGCGCCCACGCACGTGAAGGGCGTGCGGGAGCACCTGATCGACCTGCTCACCGAAGAGGAGCAGGTCGTACTGGGGCAGGCGTTCACGCGCGTCAACGACCACCTGGGGGGCGCCTGGTGA